The Actinomyces sp. oral taxon 414 genome has a segment encoding these proteins:
- a CDS encoding cell division protein PerM: MRFGFGRDGSSGSSSRDGRGGRGWRIGDLRALLVPPDWFFAVRAGVELVLGTWLVVLLPVLAVFVTTSSMDAAAALSLGRALRAGTGLWSLGLGGSYGRASSPDGVLGLPLLGVTLVQALIAHSSVRRARLSGSRAGAWTVATSVLTAAAVAALSGPADSRTWPAVLGVGVIGALVVVRSLRRAGRLPVGLVDRWSRRPPWVDPALVLARTTASALAVVACLVVLAALIGGAGRMSRLHDALSAGGIVAVAGLILLQLGWVPTVVVWALSWVAGPGFAVGRGTTFSPDHVQAGAVPALPLLGLLPTGPLGGEGSRLGLYLPLVVTVAALVVVWVRRRELAGLTLGRAVIAALAAAGLVGVGTAVACAAASGPIGPGRLARTGPFTVVTALLVLVEVGVGLVAGALVTHPATRILTERGVRSTAQAAGAAAHSARERVEEGLGRVRDRRPEARVAQDAQQEGTDRGQVREGEPWLEDAEPPEAEAPRFRASRAQRSRLFAGWRERASERDHRKKED; this comes from the coding sequence ATGAGGTTCGGGTTCGGGCGCGATGGGAGCAGCGGGAGCAGCAGCCGCGACGGGCGCGGCGGGCGCGGCTGGAGGATCGGCGACCTGCGGGCGCTCCTGGTGCCGCCCGACTGGTTCTTCGCCGTGCGCGCCGGCGTCGAGCTCGTCCTGGGCACCTGGCTCGTGGTCCTCCTGCCCGTGCTCGCCGTCTTCGTGACCACCTCCTCCATGGACGCGGCCGCCGCCCTGTCCCTCGGCAGGGCGCTGCGGGCGGGCACGGGGCTGTGGAGTCTGGGCCTGGGCGGCTCCTACGGCCGGGCCTCCTCGCCCGACGGCGTCCTCGGCCTGCCGCTGCTGGGGGTGACCCTCGTGCAGGCTCTCATTGCGCACAGCTCGGTGCGCCGGGCCCGGCTGAGCGGATCCCGCGCGGGCGCGTGGACCGTGGCGACCTCCGTGCTCACGGCGGCGGCGGTGGCCGCTCTGAGCGGACCGGCGGATTCACGGACCTGGCCCGCGGTTCTGGGCGTCGGGGTCATCGGCGCCCTCGTCGTCGTCCGGTCCCTGCGTCGGGCCGGGCGGCTGCCGGTGGGGCTCGTGGACCGGTGGTCCCGTCGGCCGCCGTGGGTGGATCCGGCCCTCGTCCTGGCCCGCACCACCGCGTCGGCCCTGGCCGTCGTCGCCTGCCTCGTGGTACTGGCCGCCCTCATCGGCGGCGCCGGGCGCATGTCCCGGCTGCACGACGCGCTGAGCGCCGGCGGGATCGTCGCCGTGGCCGGGCTGATCCTCCTCCAGCTCGGCTGGGTCCCCACCGTGGTCGTGTGGGCCCTGTCCTGGGTGGCGGGGCCGGGCTTCGCCGTCGGGCGGGGGACGACCTTCAGCCCGGACCACGTCCAGGCCGGCGCCGTGCCGGCGCTGCCGCTGCTGGGCCTGCTGCCGACCGGGCCGCTGGGGGGCGAGGGCTCCCGGCTCGGCCTGTACCTGCCCCTGGTCGTGACCGTGGCGGCGCTCGTCGTCGTATGGGTCCGACGCCGCGAGCTGGCCGGGCTGACCCTGGGGCGGGCCGTCATTGCGGCGCTGGCCGCCGCCGGTTTGGTCGGCGTCGGCACGGCGGTGGCCTGCGCGGCCGCCTCGGGGCCGATCGGGCCGGGACGTCTGGCGCGGACGGGGCCCTTCACGGTGGTGACGGCGCTGCTGGTCCTCGTCGAGGTCGGCGTCGGCCTGGTGGCGGGCGCCCTGGTCACCCATCCGGCGACCCGGATCCTGACCGAGCGCGGAGTGCGTTCGACGGCGCAGGCGGCCGGGGCCGCGGCGCACAGCGCGCGCGAGCGCGTGGAGGAGGGCCTGGGGAGGGTGCGTGATCGGCGCCCGGAGGCTCGCGTCGCCCAGGATGCGCAGCAGGAGGGGACGGACCGGGGGCAGGTTCGCGAGGGGGAGCCGTGGCTGGAGGACGCGGAGCCGCCGGAGGCGGAGGCGCCGCGATTCCGGGCGAGCCGGGCCCAGCGCTCCAGGCTCTTCGCCGGTTGGCGTGAGCGCGCCTCGGAGCGCGATCACCGGAAGAAGGAGGATTGA
- the sucD gene encoding succinate--CoA ligase subunit alpha — protein sequence MSIFLTEANRVIVQGMTGSEGRKHTARMLSAGTRVVAGVNPRKAGTSVVFDVAPLGPGAGGVRAGAVEIPVHGTVAGAREATGADVSAVFVPPARARDAIIEAVDAGVRLVVVITEGVPVADTVYARAYAAERGARIIGPNCPGIISPGRSNVGITPPDITGPGPLGLVSKSGTLTYQLMHELRDLGFTTCIGIGGDPVVGTTHIEALAAFETDPDTRLVVMIGEIGGDAEERAAAYIRERMTTPVVAYVAGFTAPEGRTMGHAGAIVSGSSGTAEAKRAALEAAGVRVGRTPSQTADIARELYRGLAGGRA from the coding sequence ATGAGCATCTTCCTGACCGAGGCCAACCGCGTCATCGTCCAGGGCATGACCGGCTCGGAGGGCCGCAAGCACACGGCCCGTATGCTGTCCGCCGGCACCAGGGTCGTCGCGGGCGTCAACCCCCGCAAGGCCGGCACCTCCGTCGTCTTCGACGTCGCCCCCCTCGGACCCGGCGCGGGCGGCGTCCGGGCCGGCGCCGTCGAGATCCCCGTCCACGGCACCGTCGCCGGCGCCCGCGAGGCCACCGGCGCTGACGTCTCCGCCGTCTTCGTGCCCCCGGCCCGCGCCAGGGACGCGATCATCGAGGCCGTCGACGCCGGCGTGCGCCTCGTCGTCGTCATCACCGAGGGCGTCCCGGTGGCCGACACCGTCTACGCCCGCGCCTACGCCGCCGAGCGCGGCGCGCGCATTATCGGCCCCAACTGCCCCGGCATTATCTCCCCGGGGCGCTCGAACGTGGGCATCACCCCGCCCGACATCACCGGCCCCGGGCCCCTGGGCCTGGTCTCCAAGTCGGGCACGCTGACCTACCAGCTCATGCACGAGCTGCGCGACCTCGGTTTCACCACCTGCATCGGCATCGGCGGGGACCCAGTGGTCGGCACCACCCACATCGAGGCCCTGGCCGCCTTCGAGACGGATCCCGACACCCGCCTGGTGGTCATGATCGGCGAGATCGGCGGCGACGCCGAGGAGCGGGCCGCCGCCTACATCCGCGAGCGCATGACCACGCCCGTCGTCGCCTACGTCGCCGGTTTCACCGCCCCGGAGGGGCGGACCATGGGTCACGCCGGCGCCATTGTCTCCGGCTCCTCGGGCACCGCCGAGGCCAAGAGGGCCGCCCTGGAGGCGGCGGGCGTGCGGGTGGGTCGCACTCCCAGCCAGACCGCCGACATCGCCCGCGAGCTCTACCGGGGGCTCGCGGGCGGGCGGGCGTGA
- the sucC gene encoding ADP-forming succinate--CoA ligase subunit beta, with the protein MDLYEYQARDLFDRHGVPVPPSALATTPEQARRAARDLLDRGSRLVVVKAQVKTGGRGKAGGVKLARSAEEAGARAAEILGMDIKGHTVRAVLIAGGIEIASEFYVSFLLDRAERRYLAMCSRHGGMDIEALAAEHPEALARIGVDPLQGVTDDVAARIVEAAGFEPGPLADAVASVIGGLWEVFAAEDATLVEVNPLVATPEGDVLALDGKVSLDDNAAFRHPGRAAFKDTADVDPLEARAKEAGLNYVRLDGQVGVLGNGAGLVMSTLDVVAAAGRRHGGMRPANFLDLGGGSSAGMMATGLEVVASDPQVRAILVNVFGGITSCDTIAAGIVAAVGSLPDFDRPIVVRLDGNNAELGRAILAEAGIDGVRVVDTMDAAADVVTAIAQQITERRDSARPDGGQRAAAQHVTAQQEA; encoded by the coding sequence ATGGACCTGTACGAGTACCAGGCAAGGGACCTGTTCGACCGGCACGGGGTGCCCGTGCCGCCCAGCGCTCTCGCCACCACGCCCGAGCAGGCGCGCCGGGCCGCCCGGGATCTGCTCGACCGCGGCTCGCGCCTGGTCGTCGTCAAGGCGCAGGTCAAGACCGGCGGGCGCGGCAAGGCCGGGGGCGTCAAACTCGCCCGCAGTGCCGAGGAGGCCGGGGCCCGGGCCGCCGAGATCCTCGGCATGGACATCAAGGGCCACACCGTCCGCGCCGTCCTGATCGCCGGCGGCATCGAGATCGCCTCGGAGTTCTACGTCTCCTTCCTCCTGGACCGCGCCGAGCGCCGCTATCTGGCCATGTGCTCGCGCCACGGCGGCATGGACATCGAGGCCCTCGCCGCCGAGCATCCCGAGGCCCTGGCCCGCATCGGCGTCGACCCCCTTCAGGGCGTCACCGACGACGTCGCCGCGCGCATCGTGGAGGCCGCCGGCTTCGAGCCCGGCCCCCTCGCCGACGCCGTGGCCTCCGTCATCGGCGGGCTCTGGGAGGTCTTCGCCGCCGAGGACGCCACCCTGGTCGAGGTCAACCCCCTCGTGGCCACCCCCGAGGGAGACGTCCTCGCCCTGGACGGCAAGGTCAGCCTCGACGACAACGCCGCCTTCCGCCACCCCGGGCGCGCCGCCTTCAAGGACACCGCCGACGTTGACCCGCTCGAGGCCCGCGCCAAGGAGGCCGGGCTGAACTACGTGCGCCTGGACGGCCAGGTCGGGGTGCTGGGCAACGGCGCCGGCCTGGTCATGTCCACCCTCGACGTCGTCGCCGCGGCCGGGCGGCGCCACGGCGGCATGAGGCCCGCCAACTTCCTCGACCTGGGCGGCGGCTCGTCGGCCGGAATGATGGCCACCGGCCTGGAGGTGGTCGCCTCCGACCCGCAGGTGCGCGCCATCCTCGTCAACGTCTTCGGCGGTATCACCTCCTGCGACACCATCGCCGCCGGAATTGTCGCCGCCGTCGGCTCCCTGCCGGACTTCGACCGGCCGATCGTCGTGCGCCTGGACGGCAATAACGCCGAGCTCGGCCGGGCGATCCTCGCCGAGGCCGGCATTGATGGCGTGAGGGTCGTCGACACCATGGACGCCGCCGCCGACGTCGTCACCGCCATCGCCCAGCAGATCACCGAACGGCGGGATTCCGCCCGGCCGGACGGCGGGCAGCGCGCCGCCGCCCAGCACGTCACCGCCCAGCAGGAGGCCTGA
- a CDS encoding 6-phosphofructokinase — protein MPADTPPTEAADTSPAPTAPAPPPEPVRIGVLTSGGDAQGMNAAVRAVVRAALRMGAQPYAVMEGWAGAVAGGDSIHPLQWDSVGSILHRGGTLIGTARSAEFREREGQLAAARNLLEHGIDRLVVIGGDGSLTGTDAFRTNWPGLVAELAERGEISPETAAAHPALMVTGLVGSIDNDLVGADMTIGTDSALHRILEAIDDISSTAASHQRTFIIEVMGRHCGYLALMAAVAGGCDYVLVPELPPAGGWEEDMCRKLAKGREAGRRESMVVVAEGATDRSGNRISADDVKRVLAERLGEDARVTILGHVQRGGKPSAYDRWMSTLLGCAAAREMIVATPQTEPVIIAERHNRISRLPMMEQIRATRAVKDLVAGGDYEGAVAARGASFGEMLRIFETMSTPPELDPEVAAARDQAGAVSKRVAIIHAGGLAPGMNTAARAAVRLGLDHGFTMLGVYGGFPGLLDGNVRELSWDDVEGWVGDGGAQLGTRREVPTIEQLYALGRAIESHEIDALLIIGGYNAYLSAYELVSERPRYPAFKIPIICVPASIDNNLPGSELSIGADTALNNAVGALDSIKQSAAASHRCFVAESMGRKCGYMALMSGIATGAERVYLHEDGLTLAQLARDSARMVESFRSGRQLYLVIRNERASENYTLDVLAKIFAQEGRGLYDVRHAAIGHLQQGGDPSAFDRIMATKLVAHALGLLADQLKAGTHHSSYVGLTGGRITHHRLEHMNDELDLDSRRPLHQWWMGLREAIALVSQNAGVIPLENIPDFGASVNAAAASD, from the coding sequence ATGCCAGCCGACACGCCCCCCACCGAAGCCGCCGACACCTCCCCCGCGCCCACCGCGCCCGCACCACCGCCGGAGCCGGTGCGCATCGGCGTCCTGACCTCCGGCGGCGACGCCCAGGGCATGAACGCGGCCGTGCGCGCCGTCGTGCGCGCCGCCCTGCGCATGGGCGCCCAGCCCTACGCCGTCATGGAGGGCTGGGCCGGCGCCGTCGCCGGGGGCGACAGCATCCACCCGCTCCAGTGGGACTCGGTCGGATCGATCCTCCACCGCGGCGGCACCCTCATCGGCACCGCCCGCTCCGCCGAGTTCCGCGAGCGCGAGGGCCAGCTGGCCGCCGCCCGCAACCTCCTGGAGCACGGCATCGACCGCCTCGTCGTCATCGGCGGCGACGGGTCCCTGACCGGCACCGACGCGTTCCGCACCAACTGGCCCGGCCTGGTCGCCGAGCTGGCCGAGCGCGGCGAGATCTCCCCCGAGACGGCCGCGGCCCACCCCGCGCTCATGGTGACCGGCCTCGTCGGCAGCATCGACAACGACCTGGTCGGCGCGGACATGACCATCGGCACCGACTCCGCCCTGCACCGCATCCTGGAGGCGATCGACGACATCTCCTCCACCGCGGCCTCCCACCAGCGCACCTTCATCATCGAGGTCATGGGCCGCCACTGCGGCTACCTGGCCCTCATGGCGGCGGTGGCCGGCGGCTGCGACTACGTGCTGGTGCCCGAGCTCCCGCCCGCCGGCGGCTGGGAGGAGGACATGTGCCGCAAGCTCGCCAAGGGCCGGGAGGCCGGGCGCCGCGAGTCCATGGTCGTCGTCGCCGAGGGCGCCACCGACCGGTCCGGCAACCGCATCTCCGCCGACGACGTCAAGCGCGTCCTGGCCGAGCGGCTGGGCGAGGACGCCCGCGTGACGATCCTGGGCCACGTCCAGCGCGGTGGCAAGCCCAGCGCCTACGACCGGTGGATGTCGACCCTGCTGGGCTGCGCCGCCGCCCGCGAGATGATCGTCGCCACCCCGCAGACAGAGCCGGTCATCATCGCCGAGCGCCACAACCGGATCAGCCGCCTGCCCATGATGGAGCAGATTCGCGCCACGCGCGCGGTCAAGGACCTCGTGGCCGGCGGGGACTACGAGGGGGCGGTGGCCGCCCGCGGCGCGAGCTTCGGGGAGATGCTGCGGATCTTCGAGACCATGTCCACTCCCCCCGAGCTCGACCCCGAGGTCGCCGCCGCGCGCGACCAGGCGGGCGCCGTCTCCAAGCGGGTCGCCATCATCCACGCGGGCGGGCTGGCGCCGGGCATGAACACGGCGGCGCGGGCCGCGGTGCGCCTGGGCCTGGACCACGGCTTCACCATGCTGGGGGTCTACGGGGGCTTCCCGGGACTCCTGGATGGGAATGTGCGCGAGCTGAGCTGGGACGACGTCGAGGGCTGGGTCGGCGACGGCGGCGCCCAGCTCGGCACGCGGCGCGAGGTCCCCACCATTGAGCAGCTCTACGCGCTGGGGCGCGCCATCGAGTCCCACGAGATCGACGCCCTGCTCATCATCGGCGGGTACAACGCCTACCTGTCCGCCTACGAGCTGGTCTCCGAGCGGCCCCGCTACCCCGCCTTCAAGATCCCGATCATCTGCGTGCCCGCCTCGATCGACAACAACCTGCCCGGCAGCGAGTTGAGCATCGGCGCGGACACGGCCCTGAACAACGCCGTGGGCGCACTGGACTCGATCAAGCAGTCGGCGGCGGCCTCGCACCGCTGCTTCGTGGCCGAGTCCATGGGCCGCAAGTGCGGCTACATGGCCCTCATGAGCGGCATCGCCACCGGGGCCGAGCGCGTCTACCTCCACGAGGACGGCCTCACCCTGGCCCAGCTCGCCCGCGACTCGGCGCGCATGGTGGAGTCCTTCCGCTCGGGCCGCCAGCTCTACCTGGTGATCCGCAACGAGAGGGCGAGCGAGAACTACACCCTGGACGTGCTCGCCAAGATCTTCGCCCAGGAGGGCCGCGGCCTGTACGACGTGCGCCACGCCGCCATCGGCCACCTCCAGCAGGGCGGCGACCCGTCGGCCTTCGACCGCATCATGGCCACCAAGCTCGTGGCCCACGCCCTGGGCCTGCTGGCCGACCAGCTGAAGGCGGGCACCCACCACTCCAGCTACGTGGGGCTCACGGGCGGGAGGATCACCCACCACCGCCTGGAGCACATGAACGACGAGCTGGACCTGGACTCGCGCCGCCCCCTGCACCAGTGGTGGATGGGCCTGCGCGAGGCCATCGCCCTGGTCAGCCAGAACGCCGGCGTCATCCCCCTGGAGAACATCCCCGACTTCGGCGCGTCGGTGAACGCCGCGGCCGCCTCGGACTGA